From the Flavobacterium galactosidilyticum genome, one window contains:
- a CDS encoding MBL fold metallo-hydrolase — MKLYPIETGNFKLDGGAMFGVVPKTIWNKTNPADENNLIDIAARCLLIEDGNKLILIDTGMGNKQSEKFFGYYLLWGSHSMDKSLAKYGFHRDDVTDVFMTHLHFDHCGGSVQWNKDKTGYEPAFKNAKFWSNENHWEWATKPNVREKASFLSENILPMQKSGQLHFINRPEGDYLAQSELGFGIFFADGHTEKQMLPQIQYKDKTIVFCADLLATAGHIPVPYVMGYDTRPLLTMPEKEKFLNAAAENNHYLFLEHDAHNEIITVQKTEKGVRMKERFTCDEILT, encoded by the coding sequence ATGAAATTATATCCTATAGAAACTGGAAATTTTAAATTAGACGGTGGTGCTATGTTTGGGGTGGTGCCAAAAACGATTTGGAACAAAACAAATCCAGCCGATGAAAACAACTTAATTGATATTGCCGCACGATGTTTACTGATTGAAGACGGCAATAAATTGATTTTGATTGATACTGGAATGGGTAACAAACAATCAGAGAAATTTTTTGGATATTATTTGCTTTGGGGAAGCCATTCAATGGATAAATCTTTAGCTAAATATGGGTTTCATCGTGATGATGTGACAGATGTATTTATGACCCATTTGCATTTTGATCATTGTGGTGGAAGTGTACAATGGAACAAAGATAAAACTGGATATGAACCTGCTTTTAAGAATGCTAAATTCTGGAGTAACGAAAATCATTGGGAATGGGCAACAAAACCTAATGTTCGCGAGAAAGCATCTTTCTTATCTGAGAACATTTTGCCCATGCAAAAAAGCGGTCAATTACACTTTATAAATAGGCCTGAAGGCGATTACTTGGCGCAATCAGAGCTGGGCTTTGGCATTTTCTTTGCTGATGGCCATACCGAAAAACAAATGTTGCCACAGATCCAATATAAGGATAAAACGATTGTTTTTTGTGCCGACTTATTAGCTACAGCAGGACATATTCCTGTTCCTTATGTAATGGGTTACGATACTAGACCCTTGCTAACCATGCCCGAAAAGGAAAAATTCTTGAATGCCGCTGCCGAAAACAACCACTATTTATTCTTAGAACACGATGCGCATAATGAAATTATAACGGTGCAAAAAACGGAAAAAGGCGTGCGAATGAAAGAGCGATTTACCTGCGATGAAATCTTAACATAG
- a CDS encoding serine hydrolase domain-containing protein, whose product MKKIFKFVGVALIIAILYVGFTTYPKLDLISGFSAKSVASAHFIDGRSQEMIENGDNDIDMIDLATNKINDAEKFATASVYGLKERKAIYREGLGATLITDDFDVSKPYLVPKRTKLNNNLPFPYGNLEPKDTVFSNVDYSKLNTAVANAFDKKGEINKRTRSVLVIYKNKIIAEKYDTGFTKESKILGWSMTKSITATMFGILQKQGKYDIYKPAPILEWQNDERKIITTNDLLHMNSGLEWVENYSTICDATNMLFQEKDMSQSQIVKPAAFTPNTHWNYSSGTTNLLSGILRKQFKTQQEYLDFWYAALIDRIGMNSMVIETDMTGNFVGSSYGWATTRDWAKFGLLYLHKGNWNGDQIFDESWAKYVATPTNGSKGDYGGHFWLNAGGRYPDAPRDIYSANGFQGQKVFIIPSLDLVIVRMGLTEDAKFDVNGMLKGIIGSFKK is encoded by the coding sequence ATGAAAAAAATCTTTAAATTCGTCGGTGTTGCCCTTATTATTGCTATTTTATATGTAGGATTTACTACTTATCCTAAACTGGATTTAATTTCTGGCTTTTCAGCCAAAAGTGTTGCTTCAGCTCATTTTATAGATGGTCGTTCTCAAGAAATGATTGAAAATGGAGACAATGATATCGATATGATTGATTTGGCCACGAACAAAATAAACGATGCTGAAAAATTTGCCACTGCTTCCGTTTATGGATTAAAAGAAAGAAAAGCCATTTACCGTGAAGGTCTAGGAGCCACTTTAATCACAGATGATTTTGATGTTAGTAAACCATATTTGGTTCCAAAAAGAACAAAGCTTAACAATAACTTACCTTTTCCATATGGAAATTTAGAACCAAAAGACACTGTTTTTAGCAATGTTGACTATTCCAAATTGAATACAGCGGTCGCGAATGCATTCGATAAAAAAGGTGAAATTAATAAAAGGACGCGTTCCGTTTTAGTAATCTATAAAAACAAAATTATTGCTGAAAAATACGACACTGGATTTACTAAAGAAAGTAAAATTCTGGGTTGGTCAATGACAAAAAGTATTACGGCAACTATGTTTGGAATTCTTCAAAAACAAGGGAAATATGATATTTATAAACCAGCGCCTATATTGGAATGGCAAAACGACGAGCGAAAAATAATTACGACAAATGATTTGTTGCACATGAATTCCGGTCTAGAATGGGTAGAAAATTACAGTACGATTTGCGATGCTACTAATATGCTTTTTCAAGAAAAAGACATGTCACAATCGCAAATAGTAAAACCAGCTGCTTTTACACCCAATACGCATTGGAATTATTCTTCGGGAACTACCAATTTGTTATCTGGAATATTGAGAAAACAGTTTAAAACCCAACAAGAATATCTTGATTTTTGGTACGCTGCACTAATTGATAGAATAGGAATGAACTCGATGGTCATTGAAACGGATATGACTGGAAATTTTGTGGGTTCGTCTTATGGATGGGCTACAACAAGAGATTGGGCTAAGTTTGGCTTGTTGTATTTACACAAAGGAAACTGGAATGGCGATCAAATCTTTGATGAAAGTTGGGCTAAATATGTTGCTACTCCTACAAATGGTTCAAAAGGTGATTATGGGGGGCATTTTTGGCTAAATGCTGGAGGAAGATATCCAGATGCCCCAAGAGATATATATTCTGCGAATGGATTTCAAGGACAGAAAGTATTTATTATTCCATCGCTTGATTTAGTGATTGTGCGAATGGGATTAACTGAAGATGCAAAATTTGATGTTAATGGAATGTTGAAAGGGATAATAGGGAGTTTTAAGAAATAG
- a CDS encoding HesB/IscA family protein: MIKVSDTARKKIIDLMKDDGFDAATDYVRVGVKSGGCSGLSYDLKFDKTKNEDDKIFIDNDITIAVEKKSFLYLAGTILEFSGGINGKGFVFNNPNANRTCGCGESFSL, encoded by the coding sequence ATGATTAAAGTTTCTGACACTGCAAGAAAAAAAATCATCGATCTAATGAAAGATGATGGTTTTGATGCTGCAACAGACTATGTAAGAGTTGGTGTTAAAAGCGGCGGATGTTCTGGATTGTCTTATGATTTAAAATTTGATAAGACTAAAAATGAAGATGATAAAATTTTCATTGACAACGACATAACAATTGCTGTAGAAAAAAAATCTTTTCTATACTTAGCCGGAACAATACTAGAATTTTCAGGAGGAATAAATGGAAAAGGATTTGTTTTCAACAATCCAAATGCCAATAGAACTTGTGGTTGCGGAGAGAGTTTCTCTTTGTAA
- a CDS encoding NAD(P)/FAD-dependent oxidoreductase — protein sequence MKLKSSEPFWLVKNGIINSYPSLREELETEILIVGGGITGSLIAHQCIKDGYKTTLIDRREIGHGSTSATTSMLQYEIDIPLYQLKDQIGKKAAEESYWACYKSIDTLERIVKHIKSDCGFNKKESLYFAAFKKDVAGLKKEFEARKNIGMPVKWLEADEIDSQFQIKNSFGGILSEQGGSIDGFKLAHDILAYNHKKGLKIFDKTDIKKVTYLKTGVHVLTEHGTIIKANKLIYCNGFESTEIIKDDFVKLLSTYAMVGERFEDDQSHLNNTLFWNTAEPYIYMRTTDDNRLLIGGEDEEFVDANKRDSLLTDKATKLTKYLNKNLPNYDFRMDFVWAGTFGETKDGLPYIGEHPDFKSTYFVLGFGGNGITFSVIGMELVSEMLKNKKHPLSDYFKFRR from the coding sequence ATGAAACTAAAATCTAGTGAACCTTTTTGGTTAGTGAAAAATGGAATAATCAATTCCTACCCTTCCTTGCGAGAAGAATTAGAAACTGAAATTTTAATTGTAGGTGGTGGAATTACAGGGAGCCTCATTGCCCATCAATGTATAAAAGACGGCTATAAAACTACATTAATAGATCGGAGAGAAATTGGGCATGGTAGTACATCGGCTACGACATCAATGCTTCAATATGAAATTGACATTCCGTTATATCAACTTAAGGATCAAATTGGCAAAAAAGCTGCTGAAGAAAGTTATTGGGCGTGTTATAAATCTATTGATACCTTAGAGCGAATTGTTAAACACATAAAATCCGATTGTGGTTTTAATAAAAAAGAATCACTCTATTTTGCCGCTTTCAAAAAAGATGTTGCTGGATTAAAAAAAGAATTTGAGGCACGAAAAAATATTGGAATGCCGGTTAAATGGCTTGAAGCGGATGAGATTGATAGTCAATTTCAAATTAAAAATTCATTTGGCGGTATCCTTTCTGAACAAGGAGGAAGCATTGATGGGTTTAAATTAGCTCATGATATTCTAGCTTATAATCATAAAAAAGGATTAAAGATATTTGATAAAACAGATATCAAAAAAGTAACTTATTTAAAAACTGGAGTTCATGTTTTAACAGAACATGGTACTATAATTAAAGCCAATAAACTAATTTATTGCAATGGTTTTGAAAGTACCGAAATTATTAAAGATGATTTTGTTAAGCTTTTATCTACGTATGCAATGGTCGGTGAGAGATTTGAAGATGACCAATCTCATCTTAATAATACTCTTTTTTGGAATACTGCAGAGCCCTACATTTATATGCGAACTACTGACGACAACAGATTGCTGATTGGCGGTGAGGACGAAGAATTTGTAGATGCAAATAAAAGAGATTCATTACTTACTGATAAGGCAACAAAATTGACGAAGTACTTGAATAAAAATTTACCAAATTATGACTTTCGCATGGATTTTGTTTGGGCAGGAACATTTGGCGAGACCAAGGATGGATTGCCTTATATTGGAGAACATCCAGATTTTAAAAGCACCTACTTTGTTTTAGGTTTTGGCGGAAATGGAATTACATTCTCCGTAATTGGAATGGAGTTAGTCTCTGAAATGCTGAAAAATAAGAAACATCCACTTTCCGATTATTTTAAATTTAGAAGATAA
- a CDS encoding S8 family peptidase has protein sequence MNTIKPIYISAFALLVLAGCGTTKEVINTTGLSAITAPLNVKKKAPLKENELKRWSHLDIVKDTIPGMSVDRAYAELLKDKKGVPVIVGIVDSGVDIEHEDLKSVLWTNIKEIPGNGIDDDKNGYIDDVHGWNFLGDITKENLEYERIIKDKTLADDATYQAAKVLNDKKIAEAVAGKSRLEEMLVSIKDADAVLVKHFGKPEYNMEDVKAITSKDAAIEKSKMVMQRMLSFGMPIAGLKEAIEKDLTDFKALTNGENLKMDYRKVVGDNPNDITDTKYGNNNVIGPEKKEALHGTHVAGIVAQSRNNNLGGDGVANNVQILTVRAVPDGDEYDKDIALGIRYAVDNGAKVINGSFGKAFSPHKQWVYDAIKYAESKDVLFVHAAGNDAKDIDFADNYPTDADDKKIEYADNVITIGALNYEYGDKVVARFSNIGKLNVDVFAPGVQIYATTPNDSYQFLQGTSMAAPNVAGVAALIRSYYPKLSAKQVKYILMDSGVAITTNVIVGGKASDTRPFSTLSKSGKIVNAYNALLMAEKMSKK, from the coding sequence ATGAATACTATTAAACCTATTTACATCTCTGCATTTGCTCTTTTAGTTCTTGCAGGATGTGGTACTACCAAAGAAGTTATAAATACTACTGGGTTAAGTGCTATAACTGCTCCTTTAAATGTGAAGAAAAAGGCGCCACTAAAGGAAAATGAATTAAAGCGTTGGAGTCATCTTGATATTGTGAAAGATACTATTCCAGGAATGAGCGTTGATAGAGCTTATGCTGAATTATTGAAGGATAAAAAAGGAGTTCCAGTAATCGTAGGAATTGTAGATTCAGGTGTCGATATTGAGCACGAAGATTTGAAATCAGTATTATGGACAAACATCAAAGAGATTCCTGGAAACGGAATTGATGATGATAAAAACGGATATATTGATGACGTTCATGGTTGGAATTTTCTTGGAGATATTACTAAAGAAAATTTAGAATATGAGAGAATTATCAAAGATAAAACTTTAGCTGATGATGCTACTTATCAAGCGGCAAAAGTTTTAAATGATAAAAAAATTGCTGAGGCTGTGGCGGGAAAATCACGTTTAGAAGAAATGCTTGTATCTATCAAAGATGCCGATGCAGTTCTAGTAAAACATTTTGGTAAGCCCGAATATAATATGGAAGATGTAAAAGCGATTACGTCTAAAGATGCTGCTATTGAAAAAAGTAAAATGGTTATGCAAAGAATGCTATCTTTTGGAATGCCTATCGCAGGTTTAAAAGAGGCTATTGAAAAAGATCTTACTGATTTTAAAGCTTTAACTAATGGAGAAAATCTTAAAATGGACTACCGTAAAGTTGTAGGTGATAATCCTAATGACATTACTGATACTAAATACGGGAACAACAATGTAATTGGGCCAGAAAAGAAGGAAGCGCTACACGGAACTCACGTTGCAGGAATTGTTGCTCAATCGAGAAATAATAATTTAGGTGGCGATGGTGTTGCTAATAATGTTCAAATCCTTACCGTTCGTGCCGTACCAGATGGGGATGAGTATGATAAAGATATTGCACTTGGAATACGTTACGCAGTAGATAATGGGGCAAAAGTAATTAACGGAAGTTTTGGAAAAGCTTTTTCTCCCCACAAACAATGGGTTTATGATGCGATTAAGTATGCAGAATCTAAAGATGTATTGTTCGTTCATGCAGCTGGAAATGATGCAAAAGACATCGACTTTGCTGATAACTATCCAACTGATGCAGATGATAAAAAAATAGAATATGCTGATAATGTCATCACTATTGGAGCGCTGAATTATGAATATGGAGATAAAGTAGTAGCACGTTTTTCAAATATTGGAAAGTTAAATGTTGATGTATTTGCGCCAGGAGTTCAAATTTATGCTACTACGCCAAATGATTCATATCAATTTTTACAAGGAACCTCAATGGCTGCGCCTAATGTTGCTGGAGTAGCTGCTTTGATTCGTTCTTATTATCCTAAACTTTCTGCTAAGCAAGTAAAGTATATCTTAATGGATTCAGGAGTAGCAATTACTACTAATGTTATCGTTGGTGGGAAAGCAAGTGACACTCGTCCTTTTTCAACTTTATCTAAATCTGGAAAAATAGTAAATGCGTACAACGCTTTGTTGATGGCAGAAAAGATGTCTAAAAAATAA
- the sufB gene encoding Fe-S cluster assembly protein SufB, protein MSKYTEDDLKIELETKEYEYGFYTDIESETFPIGLNEDIVRAISQKKGEPQWMTDWRLEAFRAWELMIEPEWANVHYTKPDFQAISYYSAPKAIDPNKTLDDVDPELLEMYKKLGISVDEQKMMNNVAMDIVVDSVSVATTFKKTLGEKGIIFMSISEAIKEHPELVRKYLGTVVPQKDNFYAALNSAVFSDGSFCYIPKGVRCPMELSTYFRINQAGTGQFERTLLIADEGSYVSYLEGCTAPSRDENQLHAAVVELIAMEDAEIKYSTVQNWFPGNKEGKGGVFNFVTKRGICEKNAKISWTQVETGSAVTWKYPSVILKGDNSVGEFYSIAVTNNFQQADTGTKMIHLGKNTKSTIISKGISAGKSQNSYRGLVKIGPNADNARNFSQCDSLLMGNNCGAHTFPYIETKNPTAKIEHEATTSKIGEDQVFYCNQRGIPTEKAIALIVNGFSKDVLNKLPMEFAVEAQKLLEISLEGSVG, encoded by the coding sequence ATGTCAAAATATACCGAAGACGATTTAAAAATCGAACTCGAAACTAAAGAATACGAGTACGGATTTTACACTGATATAGAATCAGAAACCTTCCCTATTGGTTTAAATGAAGATATTGTTCGTGCTATATCACAAAAAAAAGGAGAACCTCAATGGATGACTGATTGGCGTCTGGAGGCTTTTCGTGCTTGGGAGTTAATGATTGAACCAGAATGGGCTAATGTGCATTATACCAAACCTGATTTTCAGGCTATTTCTTATTATTCAGCTCCAAAAGCTATTGACCCTAATAAAACATTAGACGATGTAGATCCTGAACTTTTAGAAATGTATAAAAAGTTAGGTATCTCAGTTGATGAGCAAAAAATGATGAATAATGTAGCGATGGATATTGTTGTCGATTCAGTTTCTGTAGCAACAACATTCAAGAAAACATTAGGCGAGAAAGGAATTATCTTTATGAGTATTTCTGAGGCTATCAAAGAACATCCAGAATTAGTTCGTAAATATTTAGGAACAGTTGTACCGCAAAAAGACAACTTTTACGCGGCGCTAAATTCAGCTGTTTTCTCTGATGGATCTTTCTGTTATATTCCAAAAGGAGTTCGTTGTCCAATGGAACTTTCGACTTATTTTAGAATCAATCAAGCTGGAACAGGGCAATTTGAAAGAACTCTTTTAATTGCTGACGAAGGAAGCTATGTAAGTTACCTTGAAGGTTGTACGGCTCCAAGTCGTGACGAAAATCAATTACACGCTGCTGTTGTAGAATTAATCGCAATGGAAGATGCTGAAATAAAATACTCAACCGTTCAAAACTGGTTCCCTGGAAACAAAGAAGGAAAAGGTGGGGTTTTCAATTTTGTAACTAAAAGAGGAATCTGCGAGAAAAACGCAAAAATTTCTTGGACACAAGTAGAAACTGGTTCTGCAGTTACCTGGAAATATCCATCGGTAATCTTAAAAGGAGACAATTCAGTAGGAGAATTTTATTCGATTGCTGTTACTAATAATTTCCAACAAGCGGATACAGGAACAAAAATGATCCATTTAGGTAAAAACACTAAATCGACTATTATTTCTAAAGGTATTTCTGCAGGTAAATCACAAAATAGCTACCGTGGATTAGTGAAAATTGGACCCAATGCGGATAACGCGAGGAACTTTTCACAATGCGACTCGTTGCTAATGGGCAATAATTGCGGTGCGCATACATTTCCGTATATTGAAACTAAAAATCCAACGGCTAAAATAGAACATGAGGCTACAACTTCAAAAATTGGTGAAGACCAAGTTTTCTATTGTAACCAACGTGGAATTCCAACTGAGAAAGCTATTGCTTTAATCGTAAATGGTTTCAGTAAAGATGTTCTAAATAAGTTACCAATGGAATTTGCTGTAGAAGCTCAAAAATTACTAGAGATTAGTTTAGAAGGTTCAGTAGGATAG
- the sufC gene encoding Fe-S cluster assembly ATPase SufC, whose product MLSIKNLHATIGDKEILKGINLEVKAGEVHAIMGPNGAGKSTLASIIAGNENYEVTGGEISLDGEDLADLAPEERAHKGVFLSFQYPVEIPGVSVTNFMRTAINETRKAQGLEEMPANQMLKVIREKSELLEIDRKFLSRSLNEGFSGGEKKRNEIFQMAMLEPKLAILDETDSGLDIDALRIVANGVNKLKSDKNAVVVITHYQRLLDYIVPDFVHVLMDGKIVKSGDASLALELEEKGYDWIKQEQEA is encoded by the coding sequence ATGTTATCAATAAAAAATTTACATGCCACAATTGGCGACAAAGAAATATTAAAAGGAATTAATCTAGAAGTAAAAGCAGGAGAAGTTCATGCGATAATGGGACCAAACGGTGCTGGTAAAAGTACTTTAGCATCTATTATTGCTGGAAACGAAAACTACGAAGTAACAGGAGGAGAAATTTCATTAGACGGAGAAGATCTTGCTGATTTGGCTCCAGAAGAGAGAGCACATAAAGGTGTTTTTCTTTCTTTTCAATATCCAGTAGAAATTCCAGGAGTTTCGGTAACGAACTTCATGAGAACGGCTATTAACGAAACTCGTAAAGCACAAGGACTGGAAGAAATGCCAGCAAACCAAATGCTAAAGGTAATTCGCGAAAAATCAGAATTATTAGAAATCGACAGGAAATTCTTGTCTCGTTCTCTTAACGAAGGTTTCTCAGGTGGAGAGAAAAAGCGTAACGAAATTTTCCAAATGGCAATGCTAGAACCCAAATTAGCTATTCTTGACGAAACTGATTCTGGACTTGACATTGATGCCTTGCGTATCGTTGCAAATGGTGTTAACAAGTTAAAAAGTGATAAAAACGCTGTAGTTGTAATTACGCACTACCAAAGATTATTAGATTATATCGTTCCTGATTTTGTTCACGTTCTAATGGACGGAAAAATTGTAAAATCTGGTGATGCTAGTTTAGCACTAGAATTAGAAGAAAAAGGATACGATTGGATCAAACAAGAACAAGAAGCATAA
- a CDS encoding M1 family metallopeptidase — translation MKKILLLTVLTLSFGNLVAQNKGYWQQHVDYKMDVTMDVKNYQYKGKQELVYTNNSQDTLRKVYYHLFNNAFQPGSEMDARIQTIKDPDGRMVNKIKVDGKDGKESRIKTLKPNEIGYLKISNFKQDGIVASTKEVGTILEVTLGKPILPNSKTTFSLDFDGQVPIQIRRSGRNNAEGVALSMSQWYPKMAEFDFEGWHADPYIAREFHGVWGNFDVNITIDKEYVLGGTGYLQNKNEIGHGYQDSGVVVTIPKKTKTLTWHFNAPMVHDFTWAADKEYIHDVVKGPNNVDLHFLYKNNPKYIQNWKNLQPKTVELMNIYNNIVGDYPYKQYSVIQGGDGGMEYAMCTLILGQGTFEGLLGVTAHELAHSWFQHVLASNESKHGWMDEGFTSFIEDYALNQMSDKKVENPFAGAYKGYYSMVSSGKELPQATHADRFDENRVYSITSYSKGEIFLAQLIYLIGKDNLMQTLKKYYSDFKFKHPTPNDIKRSAERVSGANLDWYLTDWTKTTNTIDYGIKDVKENANQTTVTLERIGRMPMPIDLLVEYTDGTMESFYIPLRMMNFEKENPTPAIKRTVLADWAWAFPTTEFTIAKPKSTIKKITIDPSGLMADVKQDNNVYKQ, via the coding sequence ATGAAAAAAATACTTTTACTCACAGTTCTTACTTTAAGTTTTGGAAATCTAGTGGCACAAAACAAAGGATATTGGCAACAACATGTTGATTACAAAATGGACGTGACCATGGATGTAAAGAACTACCAATACAAAGGAAAACAAGAATTGGTTTATACCAATAATTCTCAGGATACGCTAAGAAAAGTGTACTATCACCTTTTTAACAATGCTTTTCAGCCGGGAAGCGAGATGGATGCTCGAATTCAAACTATCAAAGATCCAGATGGTAGAATGGTTAACAAAATAAAAGTAGATGGTAAGGACGGTAAAGAGAGCCGAATCAAAACTTTGAAACCGAATGAAATTGGTTATTTGAAAATTTCGAATTTTAAACAAGACGGAATAGTTGCTTCTACTAAGGAAGTAGGTACTATACTTGAAGTTACGTTAGGTAAGCCAATTTTACCCAATTCAAAAACTACTTTTAGTTTAGATTTTGATGGCCAGGTTCCAATTCAGATTAGACGTTCAGGACGAAATAATGCAGAAGGTGTTGCATTGTCAATGTCGCAATGGTATCCTAAAATGGCCGAATTTGATTTTGAAGGGTGGCATGCTGATCCGTACATCGCTAGAGAATTTCATGGTGTTTGGGGGAATTTTGATGTGAATATTACCATTGACAAAGAATACGTTTTAGGCGGAACAGGTTATTTGCAAAACAAAAATGAAATTGGTCACGGATATCAGGATTCAGGTGTTGTTGTAACAATTCCTAAGAAAACTAAAACCTTGACTTGGCATTTTAATGCACCTATGGTTCATGATTTTACTTGGGCAGCTGATAAAGAGTACATTCATGATGTAGTTAAAGGGCCTAATAATGTTGATTTGCATTTCTTATACAAGAACAATCCAAAATACATTCAAAACTGGAAAAACCTACAACCTAAAACGGTTGAGTTAATGAATATTTACAATAATATAGTTGGGGATTATCCATACAAACAATATTCTGTGATTCAAGGTGGCGATGGTGGTATGGAATACGCTATGTGTACTTTGATTTTAGGTCAAGGCACTTTTGAAGGACTATTGGGTGTAACTGCTCATGAATTGGCTCATTCTTGGTTCCAACATGTATTGGCTTCAAACGAATCTAAACATGGATGGATGGACGAAGGTTTTACTTCCTTTATTGAAGATTATGCTTTAAATCAAATGAGTGATAAAAAAGTCGAAAATCCTTTTGCAGGAGCTTACAAAGGATACTATTCGATGGTTAGTTCAGGGAAAGAGTTGCCTCAAGCTACACATGCAGATCGCTTTGATGAGAATAGAGTGTACAGCATTACATCATATAGTAAAGGAGAAATTTTCCTTGCGCAATTGATCTATTTAATAGGAAAGGATAACTTAATGCAAACATTAAAGAAATATTATAGTGATTTTAAATTCAAACATCCTACACCAAATGATATCAAAAGATCAGCAGAAAGAGTTTCTGGAGCAAATCTGGATTGGTATTTAACGGATTGGACAAAAACGACTAATACTATTGATTATGGTATTAAAGATGTAAAAGAAAACGCCAATCAAACAACAGTAACTTTAGAAAGAATAGGTAGAATGCCAATGCCAATAGATCTTTTAGTTGAGTACACAGATGGAACAATGGAAAGTTTTTACATTCCGTTGCGTATGATGAATTTCGAAAAAGAAAATCCAACTCCCGCGATTAAGAGAACAGTTTTAGCTGATTGGGCTTGGGCATTTCCTACAACAGAATTTACGATTGCTAAGCCAAAAAGTACGATTAAGAAAATTACGATTGACCCAAGTGGTTTAATGGCTGATGTGAAACAAGATAATAATGTTTACAAGCAATAA
- the sufD gene encoding Fe-S cluster assembly protein SufD, with amino-acid sequence MDLKEKLLSSFMAFEERIDVHSELHDVRTAAIKNFEDKGFPSKKEEAWKYTSLNAILKNDFTVFPKHENSIEFNQVSKYFLNEVDTYKVVFIDGVFSSHLSSTTHEGIDVCLMASALNKPKYKMVIDKYFNQIANKDDSLTSLNTAFANEGAYINIPKSKVAPKPIEIMYFSTGNEAALLVQPRNLVIVGENSHVQIIERHQSLNENPVLTNSVTEIFAEKRAIVDYYKIQNDTLEANLIDNTFVSQQQESHVYVHTFSFGGNLTRNNLNFYHFGERLTSTLNGITIIGEKQHVDHYTLVNHATPNCESFQDYKGIYAGSSTGVFNGKVYVEKEAQKTNAFQKSNNILLSDKATINAKPQLEIFADDVKCSHGCTVGQLDETALFYMQQRGIPKKEAKALLMYAFSNAVIENIKIPELKQRITKIIATKLGVKMGFDL; translated from the coding sequence ATGGATTTAAAAGAAAAATTACTATCGTCTTTTATGGCTTTTGAAGAGCGTATCGATGTTCACTCAGAACTTCACGATGTGCGAACTGCTGCCATAAAAAACTTTGAAGATAAAGGATTCCCATCCAAAAAAGAAGAAGCTTGGAAATACACATCACTAAATGCCATCTTAAAAAATGACTTTACTGTTTTTCCAAAACATGAAAATTCTATTGAATTCAACCAAGTCAGTAAATACTTTTTAAACGAAGTTGATACTTACAAAGTAGTGTTTATTGATGGTGTTTTCAGTTCTCATTTATCGTCAACAACTCATGAAGGAATTGATGTTTGCTTGATGGCTTCGGCATTGAACAAACCAAAATACAAAATGGTTATTGATAAATATTTCAATCAAATTGCAAATAAAGACGATAGCTTGACTTCATTAAATACGGCATTCGCCAATGAAGGAGCGTATATCAATATTCCAAAAAGTAAAGTAGCGCCAAAACCTATCGAAATCATGTATTTCTCTACAGGAAATGAAGCAGCGCTTTTGGTTCAACCTAGAAATTTAGTGATTGTGGGCGAGAATTCGCATGTTCAAATTATAGAGCGTCACCAAAGTTTAAACGAAAATCCAGTGTTAACCAATTCTGTTACAGAAATTTTTGCTGAAAAACGTGCCATTGTTGACTATTACAAAATTCAAAATGATACGCTAGAAGCAAACCTAATTGATAATACTTTCGTTTCACAGCAGCAAGAAAGTCATGTTTATGTACATACTTTCTCTTTTGGCGGGAATCTGACACGTAATAACTTGAATTTCTATCACTTTGGCGAAAGATTGACAAGCACTTTGAACGGTATCACAATTATTGGCGAAAAGCAACATGTTGATCATTATACGCTAGTGAATCATGCTACGCCAAACTGTGAAAGTTTCCAAGATTATAAAGGAATTTACGCAGGTAGTTCAACAGGGGTTTTCAACGGAAAAGTCTATGTTGAAAAAGAAGCTCAAAAAACGAATGCTTTCCAAAAAAGCAACAACATATTATTGAGTGACAAAGCAACTATTAATGCTAAACCACAATTAGAGATTTTTGCAGATGATGTAAAATGTTCTCACGGTTGTACGGTTGGCCAATTAGACGAAACGGCTTTATTCTATATGCAACAACGCGGAATTCCTAAGAAAGAAGCTAAAGCATTATTGATGTATGCATTCTCGAATGCAGTTATCGAAAACATTAAAATACCAGAATTAAAACAAAGAATTACCAAAATCATCGCTACTAAACTAGGCGTTAAAATGGGATTTGATTTATAG